The Sulfitobacter sp. SK012 genome contains a region encoding:
- a CDS encoding tripartite tricarboxylate transporter permease has product MIDVLNYIWLGITAVFTGPEVFSVLGIGIPIALVMLFFGLLTGIAVGATPGLAGPMAMAVSLPILISVFGVSADALLPVFGFLIGIMKGATVGGAVPAILFNTPGTPDAIMTTLDGYPMTLRGTPQRALRIAHLSSVSGDTFSDIVLFVCAPFLAVAVESFLDLPEKTALIILSLSFIAAVMGGSVAKGLMSISLGMVAAFVATGEHFYPRLTFGVDQIANGFPLIAAVLGVLILGEVFRSIEDMWRNAGTDPTAKAATHEGKDGLQKGDIKRIIPYIWRSSLIGTAIGALPGVGSTLAATLGYTMGKRRHEIKKRPEHKLFGEGVPEGIAATEAANSAVSGANLIPVLSLGIPGNAAAVFLILAADSIGGFNPGPSVFNFTKPDINPELVVAFGLFTLMACGNLLNWTIGGYFMRAMGIMARIPNHILMPVVLLVTLTAIYIQQSSFTALWITVAFGMLGYIFRRIDIPVLPFVIAFILAGTLERTGRQAFAASGGDPWFLLKSPVALLLLVLALASIWFFSRKQRPLD; this is encoded by the coding sequence ATGATCGATGTGCTGAACTATATCTGGCTGGGCATCACCGCTGTCTTTACAGGGCCCGAAGTTTTTTCGGTGCTGGGCATCGGCATCCCCATTGCACTGGTCATGTTGTTTTTTGGACTGCTGACCGGCATTGCGGTTGGTGCCACACCGGGGCTGGCCGGTCCAATGGCCATGGCCGTCTCTCTGCCTATCCTGATCTCTGTCTTCGGGGTTTCGGCAGATGCACTTCTACCGGTCTTCGGCTTTCTGATCGGCATCATGAAGGGTGCCACCGTCGGTGGGGCGGTACCGGCAATCCTGTTCAATACGCCAGGGACGCCCGACGCGATCATGACAACGCTTGACGGATATCCGATGACCCTGCGTGGCACGCCGCAGCGCGCATTGAGAATTGCTCATCTTTCCTCAGTTAGTGGGGACACTTTCTCAGATATCGTCCTATTCGTCTGCGCGCCATTTCTAGCGGTCGCTGTTGAATCTTTTCTTGATCTTCCCGAAAAGACTGCGCTCATCATACTGTCGCTTTCCTTCATCGCTGCTGTCATGGGTGGATCAGTAGCCAAAGGCTTGATGTCCATCAGCCTTGGCATGGTCGCGGCATTTGTGGCAACAGGAGAACATTTTTACCCGCGCCTAACATTCGGTGTAGACCAGATAGCAAATGGTTTTCCATTAATCGCAGCAGTTCTTGGTGTGCTTATCCTTGGCGAAGTGTTTCGCAGTATTGAAGACATGTGGAGAAATGCAGGAACTGACCCCACAGCCAAAGCGGCAACACATGAAGGGAAAGACGGGCTGCAAAAAGGCGACATCAAACGGATAATTCCCTATATCTGGCGATCCTCGCTGATTGGTACAGCCATTGGGGCGCTGCCCGGCGTTGGATCAACGCTCGCAGCGACGCTGGGTTACACGATGGGAAAACGCCGCCACGAGATCAAGAAAAGGCCTGAACACAAACTGTTCGGAGAAGGTGTTCCGGAAGGGATTGCTGCGACCGAAGCCGCAAATTCTGCTGTGTCAGGTGCAAACCTAATCCCCGTTCTGTCGCTTGGCATCCCGGGCAACGCAGCTGCCGTGTTTCTGATCTTGGCCGCTGACAGTATCGGCGGCTTCAATCCCGGACCTTCGGTCTTCAATTTCACTAAGCCGGACATAAACCCTGAACTGGTTGTGGCATTTGGCCTCTTTACCCTGATGGCCTGCGGCAATCTGCTTAACTGGACAATTGGCGGTTATTTCATGCGCGCGATGGGCATCATGGCCCGCATTCCGAACCATATCCTCATGCCCGTAGTGTTGCTTGTCACGCTGACCGCAATCTACATTCAGCAATCCAGTTTCACGGCACTCTGGATCACGGTCGCCTTTGGCATGCTGGGCTACATTTTTCGCCGGATCGACATTCCCGTCCTGCCGTTTGTGATTGCCTTCATCTTGGCTGGTACGCTGGAACGGACCGGGCGCCAAGCCTTCGCTGCGTCAGGCGGTGATCCATGGTTCCTGCTCAAAAGCCCAGTCGCGCTGCTCTTGTTGGTCCTCGCGCTCGCGTCAATATGGTTTTTCTCACGTAAGCAAAGGCCATTGGACTGA
- a CDS encoding dihydrolipoamide acetyltransferase family protein has protein sequence MGLSSIRIPDVGEGVAQVELVEWHVKPGDMVKEDDIIAAVMTDKATVEIPCLYTGTIVSLGAEIGETVAVGATLVTIEHDGEASEAGADAVAKPEVTAQDPKTSEPPAKPASKPASPAQPIGGAHAPRAEGEMPLASPAVRARARDAGIDLRMVSGSGPAGRITQSDLDAVFASGPGMRSTRQGSGRREGAEDIRVIGLRRKIADRMSLANTRIPHITVIEEIDVTAIEDLRAAMNLDRGERPKLTMLPFVTAALCRAILKHPEMNAHFDDDGGVITRHNPVHIGIATMTDGGLVVPVLRHAEALGPFSTASEIARLAEVARAGKAKREELSGSTITITSLGPLGALATTPIINHPEVAILGINKMAVRPLWDGQQFVPRKMMNISASFDHRVIDGWDAASFVALTKRLLENPAMIFMEAEA, from the coding sequence ATGGGGTTAAGCAGTATCCGCATTCCCGACGTCGGTGAAGGTGTCGCACAGGTTGAACTGGTCGAGTGGCACGTAAAGCCGGGCGATATGGTGAAAGAAGACGATATCATTGCGGCAGTGATGACCGACAAAGCCACCGTTGAAATCCCCTGCCTCTATACAGGCACAATCGTGTCACTGGGTGCTGAGATTGGTGAAACGGTCGCCGTAGGGGCCACACTTGTCACAATCGAGCATGACGGCGAGGCCAGTGAAGCAGGAGCGGATGCCGTTGCCAAACCAGAGGTGACCGCGCAGGATCCAAAAACCTCGGAACCGCCAGCCAAGCCAGCATCAAAGCCTGCTTCACCTGCCCAACCGATTGGCGGTGCCCATGCGCCGCGCGCCGAAGGCGAGATGCCATTGGCGTCACCCGCCGTGCGCGCCCGCGCACGAGACGCTGGAATTGATCTGAGGATGGTATCGGGCTCGGGTCCAGCGGGCCGGATTACCCAATCAGACCTTGATGCGGTATTCGCCTCCGGTCCGGGAATGAGGTCAACGCGCCAGGGTTCCGGACGTAGAGAGGGGGCCGAAGATATCCGTGTAATCGGATTGCGTCGCAAGATTGCAGACCGGATGTCGCTTGCGAATACGCGCATCCCGCATATCACAGTGATTGAGGAAATCGATGTGACCGCAATCGAGGATTTGCGGGCGGCGATGAACCTTGACCGGGGCGAAAGACCCAAGTTGACCATGTTGCCATTCGTCACTGCGGCACTTTGTCGTGCGATACTGAAACACCCTGAAATGAATGCGCATTTTGACGATGATGGCGGTGTTATCACGCGCCATAACCCAGTTCACATCGGGATTGCCACGATGACCGACGGTGGTCTGGTCGTGCCAGTGCTGCGCCACGCCGAAGCGCTTGGTCCTTTTTCCACGGCATCCGAGATTGCGCGCCTTGCCGAGGTGGCCCGCGCAGGAAAGGCCAAACGCGAGGAACTTTCGGGGTCGACGATTACGATCACCTCGCTTGGACCATTGGGTGCCCTTGCCACGACGCCGATCATCAATCACCCCGAAGTGGCTATTCTGGGTATTAACAAAATGGCTGTGCGGCCCTTGTGGGACGGCCAGCAATTCGTGCCGCGCAAGATGATGAACATCTCGGCCAGCTTTGACCATAGGGTCATTGACGGTTGGGATGCGGCCAGCTTTGTCGCGCTGACCAAGCGGCTTTTGGAGAATCCGGCAATGATCTTCATGGAGGCAGAAGCATGA
- a CDS encoding sulfatase-like hydrolase/transferase, with protein MSKSKNLLIIMSDEHQSRALSCAGHPIAKTPHLDALAARGTRFSNAYTPSPICVPARAAFASGKYVHDIRLWDNAMPYLGTPRGWGHALQDQDTRVESIGKLHYRDADDPAGFDVEHIPMQVAGGTGMVWASIRKEDERVYRDTRMLGDYIGPGESNYTKYDAEVTRRTESWLEDAAAQPNNAPWCLYVGLVAPHFPFIVPQKYLDLYPADSIARTKLHPRDGYVQHPWVAKQDAALSSEPAFKDEDERIMAIRCYFALCSYMDDNVGRIMQALKANGLDEDTTIIYTSDHGDNVGARGLWGKSNMYEESAAVPLIVAPPNQTKAAICDTPVSLLDVSETIVDHFDATLEGDRPGQSLYQIAKDAPDPERIIFSEYHAVGAVSGCFMVRKGRWKYIHYVGFAPELFDLVTDPEETCDLASDAAYANRVDEMYEVLCSICDPNATNDLAFADQADLVASYGGREKAITLGASAATPPPEI; from the coding sequence ATGAGTAAGTCAAAAAACCTCCTGATTATCATGTCGGATGAACATCAATCGAGGGCGTTGTCTTGTGCGGGCCATCCTATTGCGAAAACACCACATTTGGATGCTTTGGCGGCACGTGGCACGCGGTTCTCCAATGCCTACACACCATCACCCATCTGTGTGCCTGCCCGTGCGGCGTTTGCCTCGGGTAAGTATGTGCATGACATTCGACTTTGGGACAATGCGATGCCCTATCTCGGCACGCCGCGCGGATGGGGTCACGCGCTTCAGGATCAAGATACGCGGGTGGAAAGCATCGGCAAGCTGCATTACCGGGATGCCGATGATCCAGCAGGTTTTGATGTCGAACATATCCCGATGCAGGTCGCAGGTGGCACAGGCATGGTTTGGGCCTCCATCCGCAAGGAAGACGAAAGAGTGTACCGCGATACGCGTATGCTGGGCGACTATATCGGTCCTGGTGAGAGCAATTACACTAAGTACGACGCCGAAGTGACAAGACGCACCGAGAGTTGGCTGGAAGACGCTGCTGCACAACCGAACAATGCACCATGGTGTCTATATGTCGGGCTTGTTGCGCCGCATTTTCCATTCATCGTGCCGCAGAAATATCTCGATCTCTATCCGGCAGACAGTATTGCGCGCACAAAATTACATCCGCGTGATGGCTACGTACAACACCCTTGGGTTGCCAAACAAGACGCTGCTCTTAGCAGTGAACCAGCATTCAAAGACGAAGACGAGCGGATCATGGCAATACGCTGTTACTTCGCGCTGTGTTCTTACATGGACGATAATGTCGGACGGATCATGCAAGCCCTGAAGGCCAATGGATTGGATGAGGACACGACGATCATCTATACTAGTGATCATGGCGACAATGTTGGTGCCCGCGGCCTTTGGGGCAAATCCAACATGTACGAGGAATCCGCTGCAGTACCGTTGATCGTTGCACCGCCAAACCAAACGAAGGCAGCGATCTGCGATACGCCAGTCAGCCTGCTGGACGTGTCAGAGACTATCGTTGACCACTTTGATGCCACGCTTGAAGGTGACCGACCCGGCCAATCCCTGTATCAGATCGCCAAGGACGCGCCCGATCCGGAGCGTATTATTTTTAGCGAATATCACGCTGTCGGCGCTGTCTCAGGCTGTTTCATGGTGCGGAAGGGGCGGTGGAAATACATTCACTATGTTGGCTTTGCGCCTGAGCTTTTCGATCTAGTGACAGATCCAGAGGAAACTTGCGATCTAGCTTCAGACGCTGCCTACGCCAATAGGGTTGACGAAATGTATGAGGTCTTGTGCTCAATCTGCGATCCGAATGCCACGAACGATCTGGCTTTCGCCGATCAAGCCGATCTGGTTGCCAGCTATGGTGGACGCGAAAAGGCCATTACTCTCGGCGCGTCGGCCGCGACGCCACCTCCCGAAATTTGA
- a CDS encoding tripartite tricarboxylate transporter substrate-binding protein, with amino-acid sequence MKHFARNLVVLATLATTPLAAFAEEWSPSGPIKLMIGFAAGGGADTQARLIAEGIEAKTGWSILPEQVTGNSGLNLAKALAAEPNDGTAIGMVVSETLAYNAMVVGDPELQADKFTLLATTAAFQLGLVAMADGAFSDWDKVKTAAEAGTPVRFGTATERQADMAYHFGKETGIDFNIVSVAGGKEIMNGIRAGDLDIGWVAGAQSKAVSQGEMTNIATAIPTPLAESPDAPSIIDLGSKFYLDGYFMFIAPGGMPDEARAALAKAISEVLNDPDSQAGQLVTRGFGGPTVVIGDELDAIIAKASEDAKALREAVTE; translated from the coding sequence ATGAAACATTTTGCGCGTAATTTGGTCGTTCTGGCCACGCTTGCTACAACCCCGCTTGCGGCCTTTGCGGAGGAATGGTCGCCTTCTGGCCCCATCAAACTGATGATTGGTTTTGCAGCAGGTGGCGGAGCTGACACACAGGCACGCCTCATCGCCGAAGGGATCGAGGCCAAAACCGGATGGAGCATCCTGCCAGAGCAAGTTACCGGCAACAGCGGACTGAACTTGGCAAAGGCGTTGGCCGCTGAACCCAACGATGGCACTGCCATCGGCATGGTCGTGTCGGAGACACTTGCATACAACGCAATGGTTGTGGGCGACCCAGAGCTTCAGGCTGATAAATTTACCTTGCTGGCAACCACAGCCGCTTTCCAACTGGGGTTGGTTGCTATGGCAGACGGTGCATTCTCTGATTGGGACAAGGTCAAGACGGCAGCCGAAGCGGGCACGCCAGTGCGGTTTGGCACAGCAACTGAAAGACAGGCCGATATGGCATACCATTTCGGTAAAGAGACTGGCATCGACTTCAACATTGTCTCAGTCGCAGGCGGCAAGGAGATCATGAACGGCATCCGCGCGGGCGATCTTGATATTGGATGGGTGGCGGGTGCGCAGTCCAAGGCGGTTTCACAGGGCGAGATGACCAATATTGCGACTGCCATTCCGACGCCACTGGCTGAATCGCCAGATGCTCCCTCGATTATCGATCTGGGCAGCAAGTTCTATCTCGACGGTTATTTCATGTTCATCGCACCAGGCGGTATGCCGGATGAAGCGCGGGCTGCATTAGCTAAGGCGATCTCTGAAGTGCTGAATGATCCGGACAGTCAAGCGGGTCAACTTGTTACACGCGGCTTTGGAGGCCCGACAGTGGTTATTGGCGACGAGCTTGACGCTATAATTGCCAAAGCCTCTGAAGACGCTAAAGCCTTGCGTGAAGCGGTTACCGAGTAA
- the lpdA gene encoding dihydrolipoyl dehydrogenase produces the protein MKRKNCKILVIGAGPGGYVCAIRAGQLGLDTIVVEASTPGGTCLNVGCIPSKALIHAAEEFHIAAHLAGENDLGISTTKPSIDLAKTVAWKDGIVKRLTGGVSALMKKAKVRSISGHAQIIDGKTVDVETPEGTVRISTENLVIATGSRPQEIATLPFGGDILSSTAALSLDSVPERLAVVGGGYIGLEIGTAMAKLGAKVTVLEAASRILPQYDADLTRPIMKHLEALGVTVLVGAKAQGFGAGQLTVMTEEGSQKLSADKVLVTVGRAPATDGFGLEGLELTMNGRHLTIDNQCRTSMRSVFAIGDVTGDPMLAHRAMAQGALVAEVVAGGRRTWDKRAMPAVCFTDPEIVTVGMLPSEAPENEVAVFPFAGNGRAMTLGRGDGFIRVVYAKDSELVLGMQAVGVGVSEMAGEFALALEMAATLTDIADTIHAHPTLGETVQEVAMKGLGRALHI, from the coding sequence ATGAAACGCAAAAACTGCAAAATCCTTGTTATTGGTGCGGGCCCTGGGGGTTATGTTTGCGCGATTCGTGCGGGTCAGTTGGGTCTCGATACCATCGTAGTCGAAGCGAGCACCCCCGGCGGAACCTGTTTGAATGTCGGTTGTATTCCATCCAAGGCCCTTATCCATGCGGCCGAGGAATTTCACATCGCGGCGCATCTCGCTGGGGAAAACGACCTTGGTATTTCCACGACCAAGCCAAGTATCGATCTGGCAAAGACGGTGGCGTGGAAGGACGGTATCGTTAAGCGATTGACTGGCGGTGTCAGTGCTCTGATGAAGAAAGCCAAGGTGCGCAGCATTTCCGGACACGCCCAGATTATAGATGGCAAGACTGTGGATGTTGAAACCCCTGAGGGTACCGTTCGTATTTCTACTGAGAATTTGGTTATTGCGACAGGATCTCGTCCGCAGGAAATCGCAACTTTGCCTTTTGGCGGGGACATACTGTCATCAACTGCGGCGCTGTCGCTTGATAGCGTTCCGGAACGGCTAGCGGTGGTTGGCGGCGGATACATCGGCCTTGAGATCGGAACCGCCATGGCCAAACTGGGTGCCAAAGTAACGGTGCTTGAGGCAGCAAGCCGCATATTGCCACAATACGACGCCGATCTAACGCGCCCGATTATGAAACATCTCGAAGCATTGGGTGTGACAGTGCTCGTTGGGGCCAAGGCCCAAGGTTTCGGGGCTGGGCAACTGACGGTGATGACCGAGGAAGGTTCACAAAAGCTATCCGCCGATAAAGTTCTGGTCACTGTCGGACGCGCGCCCGCAACGGACGGGTTCGGACTTGAGGGGTTGGAACTGACCATGAATGGCCGACATCTGACGATTGATAATCAATGCCGGACGTCAATGCGCAGCGTATTTGCAATTGGGGATGTCACTGGCGATCCAATGCTCGCGCATCGCGCAATGGCACAAGGGGCATTGGTGGCCGAGGTCGTCGCGGGGGGGCGGAGGACATGGGATAAACGCGCAATGCCCGCGGTGTGTTTCACCGATCCGGAGATCGTTACTGTCGGGATGCTCCCAAGTGAAGCGCCAGAAAACGAAGTTGCAGTCTTTCCATTCGCTGGCAATGGTCGAGCGATGACTCTTGGACGCGGCGACGGGTTTATTCGTGTGGTCTATGCGAAAGACAGCGAACTTGTCCTCGGAATGCAGGCTGTTGGGGTCGGAGTGTCGGAAATGGCGGGGGAGTTTGCGCTTGCGCTCGAAATGGCGGCGACATTAACGGACATCGCCGATACAATCCATGCGCACCCCACACTTGGAGAAACGGTGCAAGAGGTAGCGATGAAAGGACTTGGTCGCGCGCTTCACATCTGA
- a CDS encoding SUMF1/EgtB/PvdO family nonheme iron enzyme, with translation MPDDGVAPLRRVKLKPFRICATTVTNVRFSRFVEGAEYVTEAHRAPTSTCASTYGSRRNLPNDCARSWFCTYNGF, from the coding sequence GTGCCGGATGATGGCGTAGCCCCGCTTCGGCGCGTGAAGCTTAAACCGTTTCGCATTTGCGCTACAACAGTCACGAATGTGAGATTCTCACGTTTCGTCGAGGGGGCGGAATATGTCACCGAAGCTCACAGAGCACCAACGTCGACTTGCGCGTCAACGTATGGCAGTCGGCGAAACTTGCCAAATGATTGTGCGAGATCTTGGTTTTGCACATACAACGGTTTTTAG
- a CDS encoding MarR family winged helix-turn-helix transcriptional regulator, which yields MKPEKDMTVDAGTIDLNLLLPFQIAQLNTRLNAQARAIIARHGSLTLPQWRIIRLVGTKVAYTSTSVRKAAGIDKSQFSKTLNKLVEDGFMTQAPFKEDKRQLKLSLTPKGQAALDGLAPELDARNQHLLKSLTQNQRSAIFAAIQSLAEASKKTDFQSGIEEKSE from the coding sequence ATGAAGCCTGAAAAAGACATGACAGTAGATGCGGGCACCATCGACCTGAACCTTTTGTTGCCGTTCCAGATTGCTCAACTCAACACTCGGCTGAACGCACAGGCACGTGCTATCATAGCCCGCCACGGCAGCCTGACCCTCCCGCAATGGCGGATCATCCGCTTGGTAGGCACGAAGGTTGCATACACATCTACCTCTGTTCGCAAAGCAGCCGGGATAGACAAAAGCCAATTTAGCAAAACGCTCAACAAGCTTGTCGAGGATGGCTTTATGACGCAGGCACCCTTTAAAGAAGACAAGCGGCAGTTAAAGCTCAGCTTGACGCCAAAGGGTCAAGCTGCGCTGGACGGGTTGGCACCCGAGCTGGATGCGCGCAATCAGCACTTATTGAAATCCCTGACGCAAAATCAACGCAGTGCCATCTTTGCCGCCATTCAATCTCTGGCGGAGGCATCAAAGAAGACCGATTTCCAAAGCGGTATAGAAGAAAAGAGCGAGTAA
- a CDS encoding AbrB family transcriptional regulator — protein MKKYLQLALILGSGTVGALLAQWLGLPIPFLLGSMAMSATVSLTAFSRTGERLWFPVRLRHVFIAVIGIMIGTTFNADALNAASDLAITLPAMVLFLAIAQIVNFGIFRRIGGFDSVTAKYAAMPGGLIEAVSLGEKAGGDVEALSLQHFVRIVLVIVSVPLLFQLFTGETVGSAAGKTLEKAAAESQDWMLFSVLVPIGILLGYLLKLPAGPLIGPLVLAAIFQATGVIDLNGPDMLVSVAQLVVGSALGSNFARSTPRRLLSAFSLGALSVGATLAIASGFALLLERAVPMSFEALLISFAPGGVTEMSLVALSLGVTPVLVTTHHLFRITLTVIVAGILTGRTIHIGKG, from the coding sequence ATGAAGAAATACCTACAATTGGCCCTGATCCTCGGGTCAGGGACGGTTGGCGCGTTGCTGGCGCAGTGGCTCGGATTGCCGATCCCTTTCCTGCTTGGCAGCATGGCGATGTCGGCAACAGTTTCACTGACTGCATTTTCCCGCACTGGTGAACGGCTGTGGTTTCCCGTCCGTCTGCGCCATGTCTTCATCGCCGTCATTGGCATTATGATCGGAACGACTTTCAACGCTGATGCGCTGAACGCCGCTTCTGACCTTGCCATCACTTTGCCCGCCATGGTGTTATTTTTAGCAATTGCGCAAATCGTCAACTTTGGAATATTCCGTCGGATCGGTGGGTTTGACAGCGTCACGGCGAAATACGCTGCCATGCCCGGTGGCCTGATCGAAGCGGTTTCACTGGGTGAAAAAGCGGGCGGTGATGTGGAGGCGCTCAGCCTCCAGCATTTTGTTAGAATCGTCTTGGTGATTGTTTCGGTACCCCTGCTTTTTCAGTTATTTACTGGCGAAACCGTGGGCAGCGCCGCCGGTAAAACGCTGGAAAAGGCCGCCGCTGAGTCGCAGGATTGGATGCTGTTTTCTGTCTTGGTGCCAATCGGCATTCTGCTCGGCTATTTACTAAAACTTCCTGCCGGTCCTCTAATTGGCCCTTTGGTTTTGGCGGCTATCTTTCAGGCCACCGGCGTTATTGATTTGAATGGCCCTGACATGCTGGTCAGTGTTGCACAGTTGGTGGTCGGCTCCGCGCTTGGCTCGAATTTTGCCCGCTCCACCCCAAGAAGACTTTTGTCCGCATTTTCTCTTGGGGCTTTGTCTGTCGGCGCGACCCTCGCCATCGCCTCGGGCTTCGCGCTGCTGCTCGAACGGGCCGTCCCTATGTCTTTTGAGGCACTGTTGATCAGTTTCGCTCCAGGGGGCGTCACTGAAATGAGCCTAGTGGCGCTCAGCCTTGGTGTGACACCTGTGTTGGTCACAACGCACCATCTGTTTCGCATTACTCTGACGGTGATAGTCGCCGGAATACTGACAGGGCGCACGATCCACATTGGCAAAGGATAA
- a CDS encoding MarR family winged helix-turn-helix transcriptional regulator — translation MKITSQELELQLQRVRQLESNVTFQFSMIAKLMDNNALKLLEDTPLTLTTYRLMRTVETFEAISIADLGRHMVTDNAQISRAAKDLASKDLVTFRGDPTNKRRKLVSLSIQGKTLMDDLTPRFKTRREGVEACLGEQVIADLHVSFAKLVQYFSD, via the coding sequence ATGAAAATAACATCACAGGAACTTGAGCTTCAACTGCAGCGGGTTCGCCAGCTCGAAAGCAACGTCACCTTTCAGTTCTCGATGATCGCCAAGCTTATGGATAACAATGCATTGAAATTGCTGGAAGATACGCCGCTGACCTTGACCACCTATCGACTAATGCGGACGGTCGAAACGTTTGAAGCCATCTCAATCGCTGACTTGGGACGTCATATGGTGACAGACAATGCACAGATTAGCCGTGCCGCCAAAGACCTTGCGTCAAAAGACTTGGTCACGTTCCGAGGCGATCCAACGAACAAACGTAGAAAACTTGTCTCATTGTCAATACAGGGCAAGACGCTGATGGACGATCTGACACCTCGCTTCAAGACCCGCCGCGAGGGAGTTGAAGCCTGCCTGGGAGAGCAAGTCATCGCAGATTTGCACGTCAGTTTCGCCAAACTCGTTCAATATTTTTCGGACTAA
- a CDS encoding FAD-binding oxidoreductase, whose product MSESPFATTVDALRALLGDRLSTGSSILEMHGRDEAYTAPALPDAVAFPETTQEVSDIVKICAKSGCPVIPFGVGTSLEGHIIPIHGGISIDTSRMNNILEVHEQDLNAVVQPGVTRTQLNEELRATGLMFTVDPGADATMGGMAATRASGTNSVRYGTMRENVLALEVVLPDGQIIKTGSQARKSASGYDLTHLIIGSEGTLGIITKLTVRLFGQPETILSATCAFETIGGAVDAVILAIQSGIPLARVELLDDVQMKGMNIHNLDMNLPEKPHLFLEFHGSEAGAAEQVGMFRDISDEFGGSDFQWATKAEDRNKLWKARHEAYYAAKALRPGSDGFVTDCCVPISKLAECIARTKKEIEKSGLIAPILGHVGDGNFHLVILIESGNVAELKAAETLAEAVNLLALELGGTVTGEHGVGVGKKKYMKSEHGAAYSLMSTIKRAIDPQNIMNPGKTVTID is encoded by the coding sequence ATGTCAGAATCCCCATTTGCCACTACTGTAGATGCCCTGCGTGCTTTGCTCGGGGACCGTTTGTCCACCGGCAGTTCCATTCTTGAGATGCATGGTCGAGACGAGGCCTATACTGCGCCCGCCCTGCCTGACGCAGTTGCTTTTCCGGAAACGACTCAGGAAGTTTCCGACATCGTGAAGATATGTGCGAAAAGCGGCTGCCCTGTCATACCGTTTGGTGTGGGCACCTCGTTGGAAGGGCATATCATTCCGATTCACGGTGGTATCAGCATCGACACCAGTCGGATGAACAATATTCTGGAGGTGCATGAGCAAGATCTTAATGCGGTCGTGCAGCCGGGCGTCACTCGTACTCAACTGAATGAAGAACTGCGCGCAACCGGCCTGATGTTTACCGTCGATCCTGGCGCAGATGCGACGATGGGGGGCATGGCGGCCACACGCGCATCGGGCACCAATTCCGTGCGCTATGGCACAATGCGCGAAAACGTTCTCGCTCTTGAAGTGGTGTTGCCCGATGGGCAGATCATAAAAACCGGCAGTCAGGCGCGAAAATCTGCCTCTGGCTATGACCTCACACATCTTATCATCGGGTCCGAAGGCACGCTGGGTATTATCACCAAGCTGACTGTTCGGCTATTTGGTCAACCGGAAACCATCCTGTCCGCCACCTGTGCGTTCGAGACGATCGGCGGGGCGGTCGATGCGGTAATTCTGGCTATCCAATCTGGCATTCCGCTGGCACGGGTCGAACTTCTTGACGATGTCCAGATGAAGGGCATGAATATTCATAACCTTGATATGAACCTGCCCGAAAAGCCGCATCTGTTTCTGGAGTTCCATGGGTCCGAGGCAGGTGCCGCTGAGCAGGTTGGGATGTTTAGGGATATCAGCGATGAATTTGGTGGCTCTGATTTTCAGTGGGCGACTAAGGCAGAAGATCGCAATAAGCTGTGGAAAGCTCGGCACGAAGCCTACTATGCGGCCAAGGCGCTGCGGCCCGGGTCGGACGGGTTTGTAACCGATTGCTGCGTTCCGATTTCAAAGTTGGCGGAATGCATTGCGCGTACCAAAAAGGAGATCGAAAAATCTGGATTAATAGCCCCAATTTTGGGTCATGTTGGTGACGGAAATTTTCACTTGGTAATCTTAATCGAGTCGGGGAATGTAGCAGAACTGAAAGCCGCTGAAACACTGGCAGAAGCCGTCAACCTGTTGGCACTGGAGTTGGGCGGTACAGTCACGGGTGAACACGGCGTGGGGGTCGGAAAAAAGAAATACATGAAATCTGAACATGGCGCTGCCTACAGTCTGATGAGTACGATCAAGCGTGCAATAGATCCCCAGAACATCATGAACCCGGGGAAGACAGTGACCATAGACTGA